A single Marinitoga aeolica DNA region contains:
- a CDS encoding transglycosylase SLT domain-containing protein gives MHIRKYILILMVFLSVITYGEVKGYNLTNETNIKLFLMDFMNREYKLTTGKELKPERKVLLAESVLTASKEFGISPLLITSIMDIETSFRNVIGSYGEVGYMQIRPETAKYIVEMYIDKFKKYGYDKLDLKWIKDRLLYDPKYNVLVGTAYLYYLEELHGDITHAIGWYNGGGNSYYLDKVVYKIAQITIEYPII, from the coding sequence GTGCATATAAGAAAGTATATTTTAATATTAATGGTATTTTTATCCGTAATCACTTATGGAGAAGTTAAAGGTTATAATTTAACCAATGAAACGAATATTAAATTATTTTTAATGGATTTTATGAACAGGGAATATAAACTTACAACAGGTAAAGAATTGAAACCGGAAAGAAAGGTGTTATTAGCTGAAAGTGTCTTAACAGCATCAAAAGAATTTGGTATATCTCCATTATTAATAACCTCAATTATGGATATAGAAACCAGTTTTAGAAATGTGATAGGCTCATATGGTGAAGTTGGATATATGCAAATTAGACCAGAAACAGCAAAATATATTGTAGAGATGTATATTGATAAATTTAAAAAATATGGATATGATAAACTTGATTTGAAATGGATAAAAGATAGATTATTATATGACCCGAAATATAATGTTTTAGTTGGAACAGCTTATCTTTATTATTTAGAAGAATTACATGGTGATATTACACATGCAATAGGATGGTATAATGGTGGAGGAAATTCGTATTATCTTGATAAAGTAGTATATAAAATAGCTCAAATAACCATAGAATATCCAATAATATAA
- a CDS encoding alpha-amylase family glycosyl hydrolase — MFFYELFVRSFYDSNNDGIGDIKGIVAKLDYLKKLGVEGIWLLPIMQSAAFHGYTVIDFYSINPSYGTLEDFKELIKEAHKRDIKIVLDIPINHTSVKCEWFQKAIAGDKKYEDYYIWANEKTDLNEKRHWDDSLIWFKYKDKYFYGLFGSSSPDLNFENKELWKEIKNVFKFWLDLGVDGFRLDAAKHIFDYDRENMRFKYQHEKNIEFWKEMTSYIKSIKADAIIISEIWDSPDVVKKYHGLFDVEFNFPLSYFIKDTIKYHDPKILVNGIRETLGHYISGDVESISGNFFTNHDMERLISGFDENSEMSKMAFNILFTLPGYPFVFYGEEIGMRGEIIDVNFTEDSQEPMQWYESGFGLGQTEWKGCKYNPPYSSISVEEQLKDNNSLLNHVKNLARFRKENKWIENARIYGLNNDRFIVKYGLKLNERNFLVYHNIKPQKSKITLNKYKSYRIFGFAEINEDIAKIGGYSTLIIEI; from the coding sequence ATGTTTTTTTACGAATTGTTTGTAAGATCTTTTTATGATTCTAATAATGATGGGATAGGAGATATAAAAGGTATTGTTGCAAAGCTTGATTATTTAAAAAAATTAGGCGTGGAAGGTATTTGGTTATTACCTATAATGCAATCGGCTGCATTTCACGGATATACTGTAATTGATTTTTATTCAATCAATCCATCTTATGGTACTTTAGAAGATTTCAAAGAATTAATTAAAGAAGCTCATAAAAGAGATATTAAAATAGTTTTGGATATACCTATTAATCACACTTCTGTAAAATGCGAGTGGTTTCAAAAAGCTATTGCAGGAGACAAAAAATATGAGGATTATTATATCTGGGCTAATGAAAAAACAGATTTAAATGAAAAGAGGCACTGGGATGATAGTTTAATATGGTTCAAATATAAAGATAAATATTTTTATGGATTATTTGGTTCTTCTTCTCCAGATTTGAATTTTGAAAATAAAGAATTATGGAAAGAAATAAAAAATGTATTTAAATTTTGGCTTGATTTAGGTGTAGATGGATTCAGACTAGATGCTGCAAAACATATATTTGATTACGATAGGGAAAATATGAGATTTAAATATCAACATGAAAAAAATATAGAATTCTGGAAAGAAATGACATCTTATATAAAAAGTATAAAAGCTGATGCGATTATTATAAGTGAAATTTGGGATTCTCCTGATGTTGTAAAAAAATATCATGGTCTCTTTGATGTAGAATTTAATTTTCCACTTTCATATTTTATAAAAGATACAATAAAATATCATGATCCTAAAATTTTAGTTAATGGAATAAGAGAAACATTGGGACATTATATAAGTGGTGATGTTGAATCAATTTCTGGTAATTTTTTTACCAATCATGATATGGAGAGATTAATATCAGGTTTTGATGAAAATTCAGAGATGTCAAAAATGGCTTTTAATATTTTATTTACATTACCTGGGTATCCTTTTGTTTTTTACGGCGAAGAGATAGGAATGCGTGGAGAAATAATAGATGTTAATTTTACTGAAGATTCACAAGAACCAATGCAGTGGTATGAATCAGGGTTTGGGTTAGGACAAACAGAATGGAAAGGATGTAAATATAATCCACCATATTCTAGTATTTCTGTTGAAGAACAATTAAAAGATAATAATTCATTATTGAACCATGTTAAAAACCTTGCAAGATTTAGAAAAGAAAATAAATGGATAGAGAATGCTAGAATTTATGGTTTAAATAATGATAGATTTATTGTAAAATATGGATTAAAATTAAATGAAAGAAACTTTTTAGTATATCATAACATTAAACCTCAAAAAAGTAAAATTACTTTAAACAAATATAAATCATATAGAATATTTGGTTTTGCAGAAATAAATGAAGATATAGCAAAAATTGGAGGATATTCAACTTTAATAATAGAAATTTAG
- a CDS encoding glycerate kinase type-2 family protein, with protein MSKILIGDLKEIIDYSIESVLPENAVKSNLKKLNIKEEKLFLLSIGKAAWRMANAAKEELKGKIKNGIVITKYYHSQGNIEDIEIYEAGHPIPDENSIRATEKALELIENLNDEYGILFLISGGGSALFELPEERITLEDLQDITDQLLRSGADITEINAIRKRLSKVKGGKLAELAYPKKIYALVLSDVLGDRLDSIASGPTYKDEITTEKVLEIMKRYDIKMNENLKKALEKETPKNISNAQHIIIGSVKVACDSAINKAKELGYNTLLLTTTLNCEAKEAGKFFANIALEELKSDNPIKKPCAIIAGGETVVSVKGNGLGGRNQELAYSFALEVEGLNNIVFASIGTDGTDGPTDAAGGIVDGNTILSLRKKVIDPLVFLENNDTYNGLKEANALLKLGPTGTNVNDLMILLVGEKL; from the coding sequence GTGAGTAAGATTTTAATAGGTGATTTAAAAGAAATAATTGATTATTCTATTGAATCTGTTTTACCAGAAAATGCTGTAAAAAGTAATTTGAAAAAATTAAATATTAAAGAAGAAAAATTATTTCTTCTTTCTATTGGAAAAGCAGCATGGAGAATGGCCAATGCTGCTAAAGAAGAACTAAAAGGAAAAATAAAAAATGGTATAGTTATTACAAAATATTATCATAGTCAGGGAAATATTGAAGATATTGAAATTTATGAAGCTGGGCATCCAATTCCAGACGAAAATTCAATTAGAGCGACAGAGAAAGCTCTTGAATTAATAGAGAATTTGAATGATGAATATGGCATATTATTTTTAATTTCTGGTGGTGGATCAGCTTTATTCGAATTGCCTGAAGAAAGAATAACATTAGAAGATTTACAAGATATTACAGATCAGCTTTTAAGATCAGGTGCAGATATTACAGAAATAAATGCTATAAGAAAAAGATTATCAAAAGTAAAAGGAGGTAAACTTGCTGAACTGGCATACCCCAAAAAAATTTATGCATTAGTTCTTTCAGATGTTTTAGGAGATAGACTAGATAGTATAGCATCTGGCCCTACTTATAAAGATGAAATAACTACAGAAAAAGTTTTAGAAATAATGAAAAGATATGATATTAAAATGAATGAGAACCTCAAGAAAGCTCTGGAGAAAGAAACACCAAAAAATATATCAAATGCTCAGCATATAATAATTGGTAGTGTAAAAGTAGCATGTGATTCAGCAATAAATAAAGCTAAAGAGTTGGGATATAATACATTATTATTAACAACAACATTGAATTGTGAAGCTAAAGAAGCCGGAAAGTTTTTTGCAAATATAGCTTTAGAGGAATTAAAATCAGATAATCCAATAAAGAAACCATGCGCAATAATTGCAGGTGGCGAAACAGTTGTAAGCGTAAAAGGAAATGGCTTAGGTGGAAGAAATCAGGAATTAGCATATTCTTTTGCTTTAGAAGTAGAAGGATTAAATAATATAGTTTTTGCTTCTATTGGAACTGATGGAACAGATGGACCAACTGATGCTGCTGGTGGCATTGTTGATGGTAACACAATTTTAAGTCTTAGAAAAAAGGTAATAGATCCATTAGTTTTTTTAGAAAATAATGATACTTATAATGGATTAAAAGAAGCAAATGCATTATTAAAATTAGGCCCTACAGGTACAAATGTAAATGATTTAATGATTTTATTAGTTGGTGAGAAATTATAA
- the mnmG gene encoding tRNA uridine-5-carboxymethylaminomethyl(34) synthesis enzyme MnmG encodes MNFEDDLKYDVIVVGGGHAGIEAAYVSAKMGMKTLLLTINLDNVGWAPCNPAIGGPAKGIVTREIDVLGGLQAKVTDKNMINIRMLNTKKGPAVRALRAQIDKYDYSQNMKEILHSTPNLLLRYGLVKELVVENGKVKGVITELGAKYEAKAVILTTGTFLRGKIFVGRSVFESGRMGDFPANGLSKSLIENGIKLGRFKTGTPARILKDSIDFSKMERQDTADEPLAFSYFSKPKVLDKDYPCWLTRTTKETHDIIKKYLMFSPLYGDVKLIESVGPRYCPSIEDKVVKFNKDSHQLFIEPEGRRTKEYYINGLSTSLPYEAQIQMVRSVPGLENAIIVRPAYAVEYDFAYPDQLQHSLESKIVEGLFFAGQINGTSGYEEAAGQGLIAGINAALKIRGEEPFVPARSESYIGVLIDDLIIKGTNEPYRLLTSRAEFRLLLRHDNAHLRLAKYGYKYGLIPKEFYEKVLRLERDIDEQIERLKKIKVKPNNTINDILVKKGTSPIKNGMSLYEILKRPQVLYADLIELDPMPIKDSELLEQVEISIKYGGYIKRMMEDVERMKNLEKEKIPENIDYKQVPNLAFEAVEKLSKVRPKSVGQAMRIPGITPADIMNLTMYLKSK; translated from the coding sequence ATAAATTTTGAAGATGACTTGAAATATGATGTTATTGTAGTTGGTGGAGGTCATGCAGGAATTGAAGCAGCTTATGTCTCCGCTAAAATGGGTATGAAGACATTATTACTGACAATTAATCTAGATAATGTAGGTTGGGCTCCATGTAATCCTGCTATTGGTGGTCCTGCTAAAGGAATTGTTACACGTGAAATAGATGTTTTAGGAGGACTACAGGCAAAAGTTACAGATAAAAATATGATTAATATCAGGATGTTAAATACAAAAAAAGGTCCTGCTGTAAGAGCATTAAGAGCTCAAATTGATAAATACGATTATTCTCAAAATATGAAAGAAATATTGCATTCTACACCAAATTTATTATTAAGATATGGTCTTGTTAAAGAATTAGTTGTAGAAAATGGAAAAGTGAAAGGGGTTATAACAGAATTAGGTGCAAAATATGAAGCAAAAGCTGTGATTTTAACTACTGGAACTTTTTTGAGAGGTAAAATTTTTGTTGGAAGAAGTGTGTTTGAATCTGGTAGAATGGGAGATTTTCCTGCTAATGGATTAAGTAAATCATTGATAGAAAATGGAATCAAACTTGGAAGATTTAAGACAGGAACGCCAGCAAGGATTTTAAAAGATAGTATTGATTTTTCAAAAATGGAAAGGCAGGATACAGCAGATGAACCATTAGCTTTTTCCTATTTTTCTAAGCCAAAGGTTTTGGATAAAGATTATCCATGTTGGCTTACAAGAACTACAAAAGAAACACATGATATAATAAAAAAATATTTAATGTTTTCTCCTTTGTATGGCGATGTAAAGCTTATTGAAAGTGTAGGACCAAGATATTGTCCTTCAATAGAAGATAAGGTTGTAAAATTCAATAAAGATTCTCATCAATTGTTTATTGAACCAGAGGGAAGAAGAACAAAGGAATATTATATTAATGGGCTAAGTACGAGTTTGCCATATGAAGCTCAAATACAAATGGTAAGAAGTGTTCCAGGCCTTGAAAATGCAATTATCGTAAGGCCAGCATATGCAGTAGAATATGATTTTGCATATCCTGATCAACTTCAACATTCTTTAGAATCAAAAATAGTTGAAGGATTATTTTTTGCCGGACAGATTAATGGGACTAGTGGTTATGAAGAGGCTGCTGGGCAAGGATTAATTGCTGGAATTAATGCGGCTTTAAAAATTAGGGGAGAAGAACCGTTTGTTCCTGCAAGATCTGAATCATATATAGGTGTGTTAATTGATGATTTAATTATAAAAGGTACAAATGAACCATATAGATTATTGACCTCAAGAGCAGAATTTAGGTTGTTATTAAGACATGATAATGCTCATTTGAGATTAGCAAAATATGGTTATAAATATGGTTTGATACCTAAAGAATTTTATGAAAAAGTTTTACGACTTGAGAGAGATATTGATGAACAAATAGAAAGATTGAAAAAAATTAAAGTAAAACCAAATAATACAATAAATGATATTTTGGTTAAAAAAGGAACATCTCCAATTAAAAACGGTATGAGTTTATATGAAATATTAAAAAGACCTCAAGTATTATATGCAGATTTAATAGAACTTGATCCAATGCCAATTAAAGATTCTGAGTTGTTAGAACAGGTTGAGATATCAATAAAATATGGTGGTTATATAAAACGAATGATGGAAGATGTTGAAAGAATGAAAAATCTGGAAAAAGAGAAAATACCTGAAAATATAGATTATAAACAGGTACCAAATTTAGCTTTCGAAGCTGTTGAAAAATTAAGTAAAGTAAGGCCGAAATCGGTTGGTCAAGCAATGAGAATTCCTGGAATAACACCTGCAGATATTATGAATTTGACAATGTATTTAAAATCAAAATAG
- a CDS encoding HD-GYP domain-containing protein produces the protein MKNLSMHKITLQTFIIIIASFSLSFIIISSFLKQNEQVNKFYENIKLTVEVVNDVLVNDFEKAIINYSFSDINPSFISMTNPIKSSNNELIKKFFAINIFYIGKKNNYLYFKIINKDIIKYLKLDLIHFLDIHFSNLDLNFNYYITDNNNIFVYGNKSFYEKYNNIQYIKDIYKIKSFYTTKLDFFKINNKPLLKIYVFFKPSIFDFPLNYIKTFLFSIILTIIISLIYHFYLFRFIMFKFNLNKELIKKITLNSIIEKEDDFEIIDTSIPEFNELFQDFFRIINTLKLPLKNALSENKKLRANITKTEKENLAILTFLSTFKKFLYGKNNYRTFDLTIKRLNEELPFESELLKQNLNNLFNKLSIKIIEIENIKNNYYSQLEILFNIIGSMSEIKEYDVTHNILMGKISYYLGEKLELNEIQLKSLYYGAKIHDLGKIFIPDKILLKNGKLNNEEWNIIKKHPKYGLIILNNLKIYPFLNIGKIIISHHEKWNGKGYPYGLSEKEIPLEGRIVSIVDSLIALITDRPYRSAYSYEDALKIIELESGKSFDPELVSILLKHKNQIKNIIEQELNKK, from the coding sequence ATGAAAAACTTATCAATGCATAAAATAACTTTACAAACTTTTATTATTATAATAGCATCTTTTTCTCTTTCTTTTATTATCATATCATCTTTTTTAAAACAAAACGAGCAAGTAAATAAATTTTATGAAAATATAAAATTAACAGTTGAAGTTGTCAATGATGTTTTAGTAAACGATTTTGAAAAAGCAATAATAAATTATAGTTTTTCAGATATAAATCCATCTTTTATTTCAATGACAAACCCTATAAAATCAAGTAATAACGAACTAATAAAAAAATTTTTTGCTATTAATATATTTTATATCGGAAAGAAAAACAATTATCTATATTTTAAAATAATAAATAAAGATATTATTAAATATCTCAAACTTGATTTAATTCATTTTTTAGATATTCATTTTTCAAATTTAGATTTAAATTTTAATTATTATATTACAGACAATAATAATATTTTTGTTTATGGGAATAAGTCTTTTTATGAAAAATATAATAATATACAATATATTAAAGATATTTATAAAATAAAATCTTTCTATACTACTAAATTAGATTTTTTCAAAATTAATAATAAACCTCTTTTAAAAATTTATGTTTTTTTTAAACCAAGCATTTTTGATTTCCCTTTGAATTATATAAAAACATTTTTATTCTCAATTATTCTTACAATTATCATATCTTTAATATACCATTTTTATCTTTTCCGGTTTATAATGTTTAAATTTAATTTAAATAAAGAATTAATAAAAAAAATTACTTTAAATTCCATTATTGAAAAAGAAGACGATTTTGAAATAATCGATACATCCATACCTGAATTTAACGAGCTTTTTCAAGATTTTTTTAGAATAATTAATACATTAAAATTACCACTTAAAAATGCATTATCTGAAAATAAAAAATTAAGAGCAAATATAACTAAAACCGAAAAAGAAAATTTAGCAATTCTCACATTTCTCTCAACTTTTAAAAAATTTCTATATGGTAAAAACAATTATAGAACATTTGATTTGACTATAAAAAGGTTAAATGAAGAACTCCCATTTGAATCTGAATTATTAAAACAAAATTTAAATAATCTATTCAATAAATTAAGTATTAAAATTATAGAAATAGAAAATATAAAAAATAATTATTATTCACAACTGGAAATTTTATTTAATATTATTGGTTCAATGTCTGAAATAAAAGAATATGATGTAACTCATAATATATTAATGGGTAAAATTTCTTATTACCTAGGCGAAAAACTCGAATTAAATGAGATACAACTAAAAAGTCTTTATTATGGTGCCAAAATTCATGATTTAGGAAAGATTTTCATTCCAGATAAAATTCTTTTAAAAAATGGAAAACTAAATAATGAAGAATGGAATATTATAAAAAAACACCCTAAATACGGACTCATAATATTGAATAATTTAAAAATTTACCCTTTTCTAAATATCGGAAAAATTATTATTTCACATCATGAAAAATGGAATGGTAAAGGCTATCCCTACGGATTATCAGAAAAAGAAATACCCCTTGAAGGCAGAATCGTTTCCATTGTTGATTCATTGATAGCTTTAATTACAGATAGACCATATAGAAGCGCTTATTCATATGAAGATGCTTTAAAAATAATAGAATTAGAATCAGGAAAAAGTTTTGACCCAGAGTTAGTTTCTATTCTTTTAAAACACAAAAACCAAATTAAAAATATAATAGAACAGGAATTAAATAAAAAATAG
- a CDS encoding ABC transporter permease, which yields MNKIFWLSKYITKEALRNKAELFFTLFFPLIFLIIFGFVFNDQYSNSLMSVAIYSEDKNIIEDLSDIYKIINIDNIEDVPKNIKNGNYDVGVIIEGKKVTIYYDETNMNNTSLIQGLELNIKKAILNKDNTTKNFNYIKINEKNVLLTKVKTSYIDYLLTGVIAISLLSNGMFSVITVFGRYKRLNVLKRFILVPIKSYTFVIGITLTRIFISFISLLILIFSSTIIFNLSIVINWPLYLLLSFTSTIGMMGFGLLFLFLFKKSETAQNAASIFFTLMMFFSGIYFPIEFLPKTLKIISYLFPIKYIVDSLRYISGIELMDLNIFLLINGIMLFGGIFLLIFASKRFLLPEK from the coding sequence ATGAATAAAATTTTTTGGTTATCAAAATACATCACAAAAGAAGCTTTGAGGAATAAAGCTGAACTATTTTTTACATTATTTTTTCCTTTGATTTTTTTAATTATATTTGGTTTTGTATTTAATGATCAATATTCTAATTCTTTAATGAGTGTAGCTATATATTCTGAAGATAAAAATATTATAGAAGACTTATCAGATATATATAAAATTATTAATATTGATAATATTGAAGATGTACCTAAAAACATTAAAAATGGGAATTATGATGTTGGTGTAATTATTGAAGGGAAGAAAGTTACAATTTATTATGATGAAACAAATATGAATAATACTTCTTTAATTCAGGGATTAGAATTAAATATAAAGAAAGCAATTTTAAATAAAGATAATACCACAAAAAATTTTAATTATATAAAAATAAATGAAAAAAATGTTCTTCTAACAAAAGTTAAAACAAGTTATATTGATTATCTTTTAACAGGAGTAATAGCTATATCTTTATTATCAAATGGAATGTTTTCTGTAATTACAGTTTTTGGAAGATATAAAAGATTAAATGTATTAAAGAGATTTATACTTGTCCCAATTAAATCTTATACATTTGTTATTGGAATTACATTAACAAGAATATTCATAAGTTTTATATCTCTTTTAATATTAATATTTTCTAGTACAATCATATTTAATCTTTCAATAGTTATTAATTGGCCATTATATCTATTATTATCTTTTACCTCTACGATAGGAATGATGGGATTTGGGCTACTATTTTTATTTTTATTTAAAAAAAGTGAAACTGCTCAAAATGCTGCATCAATATTTTTTACTTTAATGATGTTCTTTTCAGGAATTTATTTTCCTATTGAATTTTTACCAAAAACCCTTAAAATCATATCATATCTTTTTCCTATAAAATATATTGTGGATTCTTTAAGATATATATCTGGAATAGAGTTAATGGACTTAAATATATTCCTGTTAATTAATGGAATTATGCTATTTGGTGGGATTTTTCTTTTGATATTTGCTTCAAAGAGGTTTTTATTACCAGAAAAATAA
- the glgB gene encoding 1,4-alpha-glucan branching protein GlgB: MGTMLNEEMIKIVNAEHFDPFSVLGIHKLNESEIVIRTFHPFAESIEIVNLDTKTKRKYKMNKIHPDGLFERVLKRKTFFKYEFLYTDKENNKWSSRDPYSFLPVLTDYDLYLFNEGNNHKIYEKLGAHPMKIDGVEGTYFAVWAPNAKRVSVVGSFNNWDGRVHQMRVLGSSGVWEIFIPLVQEGDLYKFEIKTKDGNILLKSDPYAFYTELRPKNASIVYNFHNKYEWKDQKWLDKRRETNWFEKPISIYEVHLGSWKKKDDGFLNYKELAHELVEYVKEHNYTHIEILPILEHPLDESWGYQVTGYFSPTSRYGKPEDFMYFVDYMHQNNIGVILDWVPGHFPKDAHGLGKFDGTALYEHMDPRLGEHPDWGTYIFNYGRNEVRNFLISNALYWLDKFHIDGLRVDAVASMLYLDFSRKDGEWVPNVFGGRENLEAIEFLKYFNTVTHQYFPGILTIAEESTAWPGVSKPVDFGGLGFSMKWNMGWMNDSLRYISKDPLYRKHHQNDLTFSMVYAFAENYILVLSHDEVVHGKGSMINKMPGDYWQKFANLRLFYSYMFAHPGKKLLFMGNDIAQFNEWSCKKSLDWNLLDFDSHRKMLQLITDLNKLYIENPALYELDHSPDGFEWIDYNDAENSVISFIRKGKNADELIVGVFNFTPVVRYNYRIGVPREGFYKEILNTDSEIYWGSNIGNMGGLYAEKIPFHGRDYSINLTLPPLAGMYFKWQPKK, translated from the coding sequence ATGGGTACTATGTTAAATGAAGAAATGATAAAAATTGTAAACGCGGAACATTTTGATCCATTTTCTGTCTTAGGCATTCATAAATTAAATGAAAGTGAAATTGTTATTAGAACATTTCACCCTTTTGCTGAAAGTATTGAAATAGTTAATCTTGACACAAAAACTAAAAGAAAATACAAAATGAATAAAATTCATCCTGATGGATTATTTGAAAGAGTTTTAAAAAGAAAAACTTTCTTTAAATATGAATTTTTATATACTGATAAAGAAAATAATAAATGGTCTTCACGCGATCCATATAGTTTTTTACCAGTATTAACAGACTATGATTTATATCTTTTTAATGAAGGAAATAATCATAAAATTTATGAAAAATTAGGTGCTCATCCTATGAAAATTGATGGGGTTGAAGGTACATATTTTGCAGTTTGGGCTCCTAATGCTAAAAGAGTTAGTGTAGTTGGAAGCTTTAACAATTGGGATGGAAGAGTTCACCAAATGAGAGTTCTTGGTTCATCAGGAGTTTGGGAAATTTTTATACCTCTTGTTCAAGAAGGTGATTTATATAAATTTGAAATAAAAACAAAAGATGGAAATATTCTTTTAAAATCTGATCCTTATGCTTTTTATACAGAATTAAGACCTAAAAATGCCTCTATTGTTTATAATTTTCATAATAAATATGAATGGAAAGATCAAAAGTGGTTGGATAAAAGAAGAGAAACTAATTGGTTTGAAAAACCTATTTCTATATATGAAGTTCATTTAGGATCATGGAAGAAAAAGGATGACGGGTTTTTAAATTATAAAGAATTAGCTCATGAACTTGTAGAATATGTGAAAGAACATAATTATACCCATATTGAAATACTGCCTATTTTAGAACACCCATTAGATGAATCATGGGGATATCAGGTAACTGGATATTTTTCACCTACAAGCCGATATGGGAAACCTGAAGATTTTATGTATTTTGTAGATTATATGCATCAAAATAATATAGGGGTCATTTTAGACTGGGTACCTGGACATTTTCCAAAAGACGCTCATGGTTTAGGGAAATTTGATGGAACCGCCTTGTATGAACACATGGATCCAAGATTAGGGGAACATCCAGATTGGGGCACATATATTTTTAATTATGGTAGAAATGAAGTTAGAAATTTCTTAATATCCAATGCGTTATACTGGCTTGATAAATTTCACATAGATGGTTTGAGAGTTGACGCTGTAGCTTCAATGTTATATCTTGATTTTAGCAGAAAAGATGGCGAATGGGTTCCAAATGTTTTTGGAGGAAGGGAAAATTTAGAAGCTATTGAATTTTTGAAATATTTTAACACTGTTACCCATCAATATTTTCCTGGAATTTTAACTATAGCAGAAGAATCCACAGCATGGCCTGGGGTTTCAAAACCTGTAGATTTTGGTGGTCTTGGATTTTCAATGAAATGGAACATGGGGTGGATGAACGATTCTTTACGTTATATTTCTAAAGATCCATTATACAGAAAACATCATCAAAATGATCTAACCTTTTCTATGGTTTATGCTTTTGCAGAAAATTATATTCTTGTTTTATCACATGATGAAGTTGTTCATGGTAAAGGCTCTATGATTAACAAAATGCCTGGTGATTATTGGCAGAAATTTGCAAATTTAAGATTGTTTTATTCTTATATGTTTGCTCATCCTGGAAAAAAATTGTTATTTATGGGGAATGATATAGCTCAATTTAATGAATGGAGCTGTAAAAAATCTTTAGACTGGAATTTATTAGATTTTGATTCCCATAGAAAAATGCTTCAATTAATTACCGATTTAAATAAGTTATATATTGAAAATCCTGCTTTGTACGAACTTGATCATAGCCCAGATGGTTTTGAATGGATAGATTATAATGATGCTGAAAATAGTGTTATTTCATTTATAAGGAAAGGTAAAAACGCTGATGAATTAATAGTTGGAGTGTTTAATTTTACACCAGTAGTTAGATATAATTATAGAATCGGAGTTCCAAGAGAAGGATTTTATAAAGAAATATTAAATACTGATTCTGAAATTTATTGGGGAAGCAATATTGGAAATATGGGTGGATTATATGCAGAAAAAATCCCATTTCACGGCAGAGATTATTCTATAAACTTAACGTTACCTCCACTTGCGGGAATGTATTTTAAATGGCAACCTAAAAAATAA